Proteins encoded by one window of Rutidosis leptorrhynchoides isolate AG116_Rl617_1_P2 chromosome 7, CSIRO_AGI_Rlap_v1, whole genome shotgun sequence:
- the LOC139859471 gene encoding uncharacterized protein — MTLTSWNIRGLGNKSRGHTAGSLVIRYQSQCLAIQETMVKEVSLPVLNEIWKHYAFGSIQVEASGRSGDILSIWRTDVFSLIMSWKRKHWIETVMRYHPSNIIVLIVNIYALHLENKKTIVWSQLSNMALKWLGLVYFMGDFNVVCHPEERLRETVDPISISNFNDFISNASLFVQPLTNSDLT, encoded by the coding sequence atgACGCTCACATCGTGGAACATACGCGGCCTAGGTAACAAATCAAGAGGTCATACGGCGGGGTCATTAGTTATTCGTTATCAATCTCAATGCTTAGCAATCCAAGAAACCATGGTCAAGGAAGTAAGTCTTCCCGTGTTAAACGAAATATGGAAACATTATGCGTTTGGTTCAATCCAAGTAGAAGCAAGTGGAAGATCGGGCGATATTCTTTCAATATGGAGAACGGATGTTTTCTCTTTAATTATGTCATGGAAGAGGAAACATTGGATAGAAACCGTTATGAGGTACCATCCTTCCAATATCATTGTCCTAATCGTTAACATTTATGCCCTGCATCTAGAAAATAAAAAAACAATTGTGTGGTCACAACTCTCTAATATGGCTCTTAAATGGTTGGGTCTGGTTTATTTTATGGGTGATTTTAATGTGGTATGTCATCCGGAAGAAAGGTTAAGAGAAACAGTAGACCCTATTAGTATCTCAAATTTCAACGATTTTATTTCTAACGCTTCTTTATTTGTTCAACCATTGACTAACAGTGATTTGACATGA